In Paeniglutamicibacter kerguelensis, one genomic interval encodes:
- a CDS encoding ABC-F family ATP-binding cassette domain-containing protein, protein MAHIDVSDIHYFLSDGTQLLGGVTFKVTAGSKTALIGPNGAGKTTLFKIIAGDLKADEGAVSRSGGMGIMRQFVGQVRDESTVRDLLVSTASADLAAAAKAVDETEALMLESDDEKVQMRYAQAIIDWGDAGGYELETAWDKVCMAALGIPFDRAQYRLASTLSGGEQKRLVLEALFEGPDELLLLDEPDNYLDVPGKRWLEATLNESSKTVFFISHDRELLNNAATRIVTLEPGLSGATAWIHGGAFGSYVDARRERNERFEELRKRWDEEHAKLKELVNMYKNKAAFRSDMANRYQAAQTRLAKFLEVGPPQAIPLEQNVNMRLKGGRTAKRAVVAEKLELTGLMKPFSNEIWFGDRVAILGSNGSGKSHFLRLLAAGGTDPEREHLPVSDFEIAPVPHTGTVKLGARIRPGFFAQTHSRPDLFGRTLLDILHRGDEHRSGLAREAASGALDNYGLAGQAEQKYDSLSGGQQARFQILLLQLSGATLLLLDEPTDNLDLHSGEALERAIDAFEGTVLAVTHDRWFARSFDRFLVFGSDGKVYESAEPVWDEKRVERAR, encoded by the coding sequence GTGGCTCATATTGACGTATCCGACATCCATTACTTCCTCTCCGACGGCACGCAGCTGCTTGGCGGTGTCACCTTCAAGGTCACCGCGGGATCCAAGACCGCGCTCATCGGACCCAACGGCGCCGGCAAGACGACGCTCTTCAAGATCATCGCCGGTGACCTGAAAGCCGACGAAGGTGCGGTCAGCCGTTCCGGGGGCATGGGCATCATGCGCCAGTTCGTCGGGCAGGTCCGCGACGAGTCAACGGTCCGCGACCTCCTGGTTTCCACCGCATCGGCCGACCTCGCCGCCGCAGCCAAAGCCGTGGACGAGACCGAAGCGCTCATGCTCGAGTCGGACGATGAAAAAGTCCAGATGCGATACGCCCAGGCCATCATCGACTGGGGAGACGCGGGCGGTTACGAACTGGAGACCGCCTGGGACAAGGTCTGCATGGCGGCCCTCGGCATTCCCTTCGACCGTGCCCAATACCGGCTGGCCTCAACGCTTTCGGGCGGCGAACAGAAACGCCTGGTGCTCGAGGCGCTCTTTGAGGGCCCGGATGAACTCCTGCTGCTCGATGAGCCGGACAACTACCTTGACGTCCCGGGCAAGCGCTGGCTCGAGGCCACGCTGAACGAGTCCTCCAAGACGGTGTTCTTCATCAGCCACGACCGTGAACTACTGAACAACGCGGCCACGCGCATCGTCACCCTGGAGCCGGGCCTCTCCGGCGCCACCGCATGGATCCACGGCGGTGCATTCGGGTCCTACGTCGATGCGCGCCGCGAACGCAACGAACGCTTCGAGGAACTGCGCAAGCGCTGGGATGAAGAACATGCCAAGCTCAAGGAGCTTGTGAACATGTACAAGAACAAGGCCGCCTTCCGCTCGGACATGGCTAACCGCTACCAGGCCGCGCAAACGCGCCTGGCCAAGTTCCTGGAGGTCGGGCCGCCCCAGGCCATTCCGCTGGAACAAAACGTGAACATGCGCCTGAAGGGCGGCCGCACGGCAAAGCGTGCGGTCGTTGCCGAGAAGCTTGAGCTGACCGGCCTGATGAAGCCGTTCAGCAACGAAATCTGGTTCGGCGACCGTGTGGCGATCCTCGGGTCGAACGGCTCGGGAAAGTCGCACTTCCTGCGGCTCCTGGCTGCGGGCGGAACCGATCCGGAGCGCGAGCACCTGCCCGTTTCCGATTTCGAGATCGCCCCGGTGCCGCACACGGGCACCGTGAAGCTCGGCGCGCGCATCCGCCCGGGGTTCTTCGCCCAGACACACAGCCGCCCCGACCTTTTCGGGCGCACGCTTCTGGACATCCTGCACCGCGGCGACGAGCACCGCTCGGGTTTGGCCCGCGAAGCCGCCTCCGGCGCGCTGGACAACTACGGGCTGGCCGGCCAGGCCGAGCAAAAGTACGACTCGCTCTCCGGAGGCCAGCAGGCGCGTTTCCAGATCCTGCTGCTGCAGCTTTCCGGCGCCACGCTGCTGTTGCTCGACGAACCAACCGACAACCTCGACCTGCACTCGGGGGAGGCCTTGGAACGCGCCATCGACGCCTTCGAGGGAACGGTGCTTGCCGTGACGCACGACCGCTGGTTCGCCAGGTCCTTCGACCGCTTCCTGGTTTTCGGCTCCGACGGCAAGGTCTACGAGTCTGCGGAACCCGTGTGGGACGAAAAGCGTGTGGAGCGGGCGCGGTAA
- a CDS encoding glycosyltransferase, which translates to MKIVIAADTYPPDVNGAAVFCYRLATAMTERGHEVHILATRPEKGPTITEKRPEATVHRLRSHSVPTHEYFRICFPWEINPEIKKLIDQIQPDVVHAQCHYMIGQGVLAVAGKRGIRTVATNHFMPENLDPFLPFPQWFKRIIATNSWRDMGKIMGKANVVTTPTPLAARAMRDYARLEKVLPLSNGIDSSNYELADGEIIERNTYPTILFAGRLAVEKNVNEIIEALTLMKTVPDAHLEVVGDGEQRTFLAKLAKEKGVESRVRLLGHVDDAELRNAYLRADVFCQPGTAELQSLVTLEALSASRPVVLANAMALPHLVDNGVNGYLFEPGNREDLANKLDVILAMGQDDRAAMGEAGHAKAAKHSHVKTMDTFEALYRGATAEDYLP; encoded by the coding sequence TTGAAAATTGTGATTGCGGCGGACACCTATCCACCGGATGTAAACGGCGCAGCGGTCTTTTGTTACCGTCTGGCCACGGCCATGACGGAACGCGGACACGAAGTCCACATCTTGGCTACTCGGCCCGAAAAGGGCCCCACGATCACGGAGAAGCGGCCCGAAGCGACAGTGCATAGGCTGCGGTCACACTCGGTTCCAACGCACGAGTACTTCCGCATCTGCTTCCCTTGGGAAATCAACCCGGAAATCAAGAAGCTGATCGACCAGATCCAGCCCGATGTCGTGCATGCCCAGTGCCACTACATGATTGGCCAGGGCGTTTTGGCGGTCGCCGGCAAGCGCGGAATCCGCACGGTTGCCACAAACCACTTCATGCCTGAAAACCTTGACCCTTTCCTGCCCTTCCCGCAGTGGTTCAAGCGGATCATCGCCACAAATTCATGGCGTGACATGGGCAAAATCATGGGCAAGGCCAACGTTGTCACCACCCCGACTCCGCTTGCTGCACGGGCCATGCGTGACTACGCCCGGCTTGAGAAGGTGCTGCCGCTCTCCAACGGCATCGATTCGAGCAACTATGAGCTGGCCGATGGCGAGATTATCGAGCGCAATACCTACCCGACCATCCTGTTCGCCGGACGCCTTGCGGTGGAAAAGAACGTGAATGAAATCATCGAGGCCCTGACCCTCATGAAGACGGTGCCCGATGCGCACCTTGAGGTCGTGGGCGACGGCGAGCAACGAACCTTCCTGGCGAAGCTTGCCAAGGAAAAGGGCGTGGAGTCCAGGGTCCGTTTGCTGGGGCATGTGGATGATGCGGAACTGCGCAATGCCTACCTGCGTGCGGACGTGTTCTGCCAGCCCGGAACCGCTGAATTGCAGTCGCTGGTAACGCTTGAGGCCCTGTCCGCATCCAGGCCGGTGGTGCTGGCCAACGCCATGGCGCTGCCACACCTGGTGGACAACGGTGTCAACGGATACCTTTTCGAACCCGGCAACCGCGAAGACCTGGCAAACAAGTTGGATGTAATCCTGGCCATGGGCCAAGATGACCGGGCAGCCATGGGCGAGGCGGGACACGCCAAGGCGGCGAAGCACAGCCACGTCAAGACCATGGACACCTTTGAGGCGCTTTACCGCGGTGCCACGGCAGAAGACTATTTGCCCTGA
- a CDS encoding PIG-L deacetylase family protein, translating into MGLSIFATILVLAVVLAAGTAKGRRWFERNYRHGIKMTKAVMIAGTGLVAWNALCAFLPHPPWASDLCIATTLLFVVIAAATVERFRIRPMAVKDRRVILAIGAHPDDLEIACGGTLAKLVDAGHEVHTLVMSHGAVGGDVQLRPGEARNGASFMGVTGVQVCNLPDTNLAAHTNELVAVIEARINEVKPDMVFTHSENDHHQDHHAVHLATLRAARRHSSILCFESPSATRRFNPAVFVDIEDYLDVKVHAVAQHKNQAGKPYMGADSVRGVAAFRGAQAKQRFAEGFEPVRMLGSSIAGL; encoded by the coding sequence ATGGGACTGTCAATTTTTGCGACCATTTTGGTTCTTGCTGTCGTACTGGCGGCCGGAACTGCAAAGGGCCGACGTTGGTTTGAACGCAACTATCGCCACGGGATAAAAATGACCAAGGCCGTCATGATCGCCGGCACTGGTTTGGTGGCCTGGAACGCGCTTTGCGCCTTCTTGCCGCACCCGCCATGGGCGTCCGATCTCTGCATCGCCACGACGCTGCTGTTCGTGGTCATCGCTGCCGCCACGGTGGAACGCTTCCGGATTCGTCCGATGGCGGTAAAAGACCGCCGGGTCATTCTGGCCATAGGCGCTCACCCGGACGACTTGGAAATTGCATGTGGCGGAACGCTGGCCAAGCTCGTTGATGCAGGACATGAAGTACACACCTTGGTGATGAGCCATGGTGCAGTGGGGGGAGACGTTCAACTGCGTCCCGGCGAAGCACGAAACGGTGCATCATTCATGGGGGTCACCGGGGTGCAGGTCTGCAACCTTCCCGATACGAACCTAGCGGCACACACGAATGAACTGGTTGCTGTCATTGAAGCCAGGATCAACGAGGTAAAGCCTGACATGGTCTTTACGCACTCGGAGAATGATCACCACCAGGACCATCACGCGGTTCATTTGGCAACGTTGCGGGCCGCCCGCCGACACTCCTCGATCCTGTGCTTTGAAAGTCCATCGGCCACACGTCGCTTCAACCCCGCAGTGTTCGTGGACATCGAGGATTATTTGGATGTCAAGGTCCATGCGGTTGCCCAGCACAAGAACCAAGCAGGCAAGCCCTATATGGGAGCGGACAGCGTCCGCGGTGTCGCTGCATTCCGAGGGGCGCAGGCAAAGCAGCGTTTCGCGGAAGGTTTTGAACCGGTACGTATGCTCGGCTCGTCGATTGCGGGTCTGTAA
- a CDS encoding M23 family metallopeptidase — MKVTSAVAGTLLGASLLLGISGTPPRQVPAAPQPGNGTGGWSWPLAPVPPVVRTFDPPAQRWLSGHRGADLGAEPGTAVRAPAGGIVSFVGVIVDRPVLVIDHGAGLRSSFEPVRSSLGVGAIVATGDEIGMVGTGAHCDRLCLHWGLRLFEEYVDPLLTIRDMRPSILLPKQGP; from the coding sequence ATGAAAGTTACTTCGGCAGTGGCAGGCACCCTGCTCGGGGCCTCGCTTCTTCTCGGCATCTCCGGCACTCCGCCGCGGCAGGTCCCGGCGGCCCCTCAACCAGGAAACGGAACAGGCGGATGGTCATGGCCGCTGGCCCCGGTCCCTCCCGTGGTGCGGACCTTCGACCCTCCGGCCCAGCGGTGGCTCAGCGGTCATCGCGGCGCTGATTTGGGCGCGGAGCCGGGAACCGCGGTGCGGGCGCCGGCGGGCGGCATCGTTTCATTCGTGGGGGTCATCGTTGACAGGCCGGTGCTCGTGATCGACCACGGGGCCGGACTTCGCTCCAGCTTTGAGCCGGTGCGCAGCAGCCTCGGCGTCGGGGCGATCGTTGCAACGGGAGACGAAATCGGGATGGTCGGCACGGGGGCCCACTGCGACAGGCTATGCCTGCATTGGGGGTTGCGTTTGTTCGAGGAATACGTTGATCCGCTGCTGACCATTCGCGACATGCGTCCATCCATCCTGCTGCCCAAGCAGGGACCCTGA
- a CDS encoding CDP-alcohol phosphatidyltransferase family protein, producing the protein MRIIGAGTRDNFEYRELATFWTVPNIITVLRFLLVPLFVWQTVTLHYGWATLTLVILGSSDWIDGYAARKLDQISTVGKWLDPVADRVALIVIASTFVATKIAPAWLVFSIVIPDIVLIINALVLFKGSPNLPVSNLGKIRTALLLAGAPLLLLGNTNWGSSTIIGHISTWILALACVLHVIAAVGYFIQARQKAKALKMGTEWSG; encoded by the coding sequence ATGCGCATCATCGGTGCAGGTACACGAGACAACTTCGAGTATCGGGAACTCGCCACCTTCTGGACGGTGCCCAACATCATTACCGTGCTGCGCTTCCTGCTTGTCCCGCTTTTTGTCTGGCAAACCGTAACGCTTCACTACGGGTGGGCCACGCTGACCCTGGTGATCTTGGGAAGCAGCGACTGGATCGACGGGTACGCTGCCCGGAAGCTGGACCAGATTTCGACGGTGGGCAAATGGCTTGATCCGGTAGCCGACAGGGTTGCGCTCATCGTCATTGCCAGCACCTTTGTGGCGACGAAGATCGCCCCGGCATGGCTTGTTTTCTCCATCGTGATTCCGGACATAGTACTGATCATCAACGCGCTGGTGCTCTTCAAGGGCAGCCCCAACTTGCCGGTGAGCAATCTGGGGAAAATCCGCACGGCACTCTTGCTGGCAGGTGCACCGTTGCTGTTGCTGGGCAACACCAACTGGGGAAGCAGCACCATCATCGGGCACATCTCGACGTGGATCCTGGCCTTGGCTTGTGTACTTCACGTGATCGCGGCGGTGGGCTACTTCATCCAAGCCCGGCAGAAGGCCAAGGCTCTCAAGATGGGAACCGAATGGTCTGGCTAG
- a CDS encoding ATP-grasp domain-containing protein — translation MRILITGANGPAGQALGEQLQNLEHTVVGVDMDTTPSSFFGVIEPICAAADPRMLDQLAALVAKHNIDVLIPTVSDELPAVAMAAEGGLFGHALAAIAPADGVTKAHDKYVTMRALATAGINTPLFGLPSDYESVEAAFEAMGAPLIIKPRVGRGGRGVRVLERNESIAWEDLTDKLILQQYASGIEYAPMVFRAGDTHAPLVVVVEKTELKQGRVGNAVSTKRVENRGVPEVVSVAAGAVQALGLVGAVDLDIRRLANGDPVVLEINARFGANSCQAPEILVEVLQDAAARCLQVAK, via the coding sequence ATGAGAATCCTAATCACCGGGGCCAACGGCCCCGCAGGCCAAGCCCTGGGCGAGCAACTCCAAAATCTCGAACACACCGTTGTTGGTGTGGACATGGACACCACACCGAGCTCGTTTTTCGGGGTCATCGAACCAATCTGTGCCGCAGCCGATCCGCGGATGCTTGATCAATTGGCGGCATTGGTGGCCAAACACAACATTGACGTATTGATTCCCACCGTCAGCGACGAACTCCCGGCCGTCGCGATGGCTGCAGAGGGCGGACTTTTTGGGCACGCCCTGGCAGCGATCGCTCCAGCAGATGGCGTAACCAAGGCCCACGACAAGTACGTCACCATGCGGGCGCTTGCCACGGCTGGGATCAATACCCCGCTCTTTGGGCTGCCCAGCGACTATGAAAGTGTTGAGGCCGCATTTGAAGCCATGGGAGCTCCATTGATCATCAAGCCGCGGGTAGGCCGCGGCGGCCGCGGAGTGCGTGTACTTGAACGCAATGAGAGCATCGCCTGGGAGGACCTCACCGACAAACTAATTTTGCAGCAATACGCTTCGGGGATTGAATATGCACCCATGGTCTTCCGGGCGGGCGATACCCATGCACCTTTGGTGGTTGTCGTTGAGAAGACCGAGCTGAAACAGGGGCGTGTCGGAAACGCGGTTAGTACCAAACGCGTAGAAAACAGGGGTGTTCCGGAAGTCGTTTCAGTTGCCGCAGGTGCGGTCCAAGCCTTGGGCCTGGTTGGTGCCGTCGATCTCGATATTCGCCGTCTGGCCAATGGGGACCCGGTAGTACTTGAAATCAATGCACGCTTTGGCGCGAACTCGTGCCAGGCTCCAGAAATCCTCGTGGAAGTACTGCAAGATGCCGCCGCACGTTGTCTGCAGGTCGCCAAATGA
- a CDS encoding DMT family transporter, translating into MVWLAVLAAIAGAFFLAFGTQHQSSAVRASAGGLSVNGLGLVRLFKTPRWVFGLVLLGIGLGLNVFALASAPLTVVQPIGAIALVITTVVNAREHDIKMNRPTILAIIACVAGSIGFVLLAIQVTAEGHEISKQQEMITLLLLAVVVAFFGGVVLFMPHRVNAFFYIVGAGVLFGFVAVLVRTISVSLLNPNGLFLANVSWYAVAGVLVAGLLGSYFVQNAYSKGPPDLVVAGLTVIDPMVGIGIGIGIFGELDPNVQPAVALGMVGAGCVAIVGVILLSRHHPDVLERKAESKRRMKISEGN; encoded by the coding sequence ATGGTCTGGCTAGCGGTCCTGGCCGCCATTGCCGGGGCGTTCTTCCTGGCATTTGGCACCCAACACCAGTCCAGCGCGGTTCGCGCAAGCGCCGGGGGGCTTAGTGTCAACGGCCTTGGCCTGGTGCGCTTGTTCAAGACCCCGCGATGGGTCTTCGGCTTGGTGCTGCTAGGCATCGGCCTGGGCCTGAACGTCTTCGCACTGGCAAGTGCACCGCTCACCGTGGTCCAGCCCATCGGGGCGATTGCGTTGGTGATCACCACAGTGGTGAACGCCCGCGAGCACGACATCAAGATGAACAGGCCGACCATCCTGGCCATCATTGCATGCGTGGCCGGCAGCATCGGCTTTGTCCTACTGGCCATCCAGGTCACCGCTGAAGGCCATGAAATCTCCAAGCAGCAGGAAATGATTACGCTCCTGCTGCTGGCCGTGGTCGTGGCGTTCTTCGGCGGCGTTGTCCTCTTCATGCCGCACCGCGTGAACGCGTTCTTCTACATCGTAGGGGCCGGCGTGCTCTTTGGCTTCGTGGCGGTGCTGGTGCGCACCATTTCCGTGTCGCTGCTGAACCCCAACGGACTCTTCCTGGCAAACGTTTCCTGGTATGCCGTGGCTGGCGTGCTCGTGGCCGGCTTGCTGGGCTCCTACTTTGTGCAAAATGCGTATTCAAAGGGGCCCCCGGACCTAGTGGTTGCCGGTTTGACGGTAATCGATCCGATGGTCGGCATCGGCATCGGCATCGGCATTTTTGGTGAGTTAGATCCTAATGTCCAGCCAGCGGTGGCGCTAGGCATGGTCGGGGCTGGATGCGTTGCTATCGTAGGGGTGATTCTCTTGTCGCGGCACCACCCTGACGTGCTCGAACGCAAGGCAGAGTCCAAACGCCGAATGAAGATTTCGGAAGGAAACTAG
- a CDS encoding phage holin family protein has translation MSGTESTGTQQPYLSAPRTIKGQVGGLRHLIPSQLADEARIAANILKSKGINVGVGAGVGIAAVALLAFMVIALVVALILGLSTVMAPWLAALVVAAGFLVLALILAGFATWRVKSTMPLVPEEAIRGFRHDLGVIKDGSSFDVSTLDEPFFEKKTEPETAEAEPKTGEKKPKVEKLTHDELIIRTRERREQIAIHRDGLGQKLEVPIQVGEKISDATHAAGEGITKAAAQARHLANTATEKLNDGVEAATEKLVEFSGLEGENAKEALRERWQPLALMAGSIAMFFVFLRKLMRK, from the coding sequence ATGTCTGGAACGGAATCGACTGGTACGCAACAGCCGTACTTGTCTGCGCCACGAACCATAAAGGGGCAGGTCGGCGGCCTGCGCCACCTGATTCCAAGCCAGTTGGCTGACGAGGCGCGCATTGCCGCGAATATCCTCAAGTCAAAGGGCATCAATGTCGGCGTTGGGGCAGGTGTCGGCATCGCTGCGGTGGCGCTTCTGGCCTTCATGGTCATAGCCCTGGTGGTGGCCCTCATCCTGGGCCTTAGCACGGTAATGGCCCCATGGCTTGCAGCGCTGGTGGTTGCGGCCGGCTTCCTGGTCCTGGCACTGATCCTCGCAGGCTTTGCCACGTGGCGAGTCAAGAGCACCATGCCGCTGGTTCCTGAAGAAGCGATCCGCGGTTTCCGCCATGACCTCGGGGTCATCAAGGACGGCAGCAGCTTTGACGTTTCGACCCTGGACGAACCGTTCTTCGAAAAGAAGACCGAGCCGGAAACCGCCGAGGCCGAGCCGAAGACCGGCGAGAAGAAGCCGAAGGTCGAAAAGCTCACGCACGATGAATTGATCATCCGCACCCGTGAGCGCCGCGAACAGATAGCCATACACCGCGATGGGCTGGGGCAAAAGCTCGAGGTACCGATCCAGGTCGGCGAAAAGATTTCGGATGCCACCCACGCGGCGGGCGAGGGCATCACCAAGGCCGCGGCCCAGGCACGTCACCTTGCCAACACCGCCACGGAAAAACTGAACGACGGCGTTGAGGCCGCGACCGAAAAACTTGTCGAGTTCAGCGGCCTTGAAGGGGAAAACGCCAAGGAAGCCTTGCGCGAACGTTGGCAGCCCTTGGCGCTCATGGCCGGCTCGATCGCCATGTTCTTCGTTTTCCTGCGTAAGCTCATGCGCAAATAG
- a CDS encoding glycosyltransferase family 4 protein, translated as MKLIIDARFTRTTHHDGISRFTSCLIEETAKIADVTMLINDPAQLRLLPDVPHVLINSPLSPLEPFVARKVNKLGPDVVFSPMQTMGSAGRKYGLILTLHDLIYYEHPKAPGFLPLPVRIGWYLFHQMYWPQRMLLNRTDAVATVSQTTKDLIKKHRLSRKPVEIVSNAPAPGAVPRDASVAPEPTLLYMGSFMPYKNVETLILAMEYLPDFSLHLLSNIAPQREAELLAQVPTGSTVVFHHGVTDEEYQDLLKRTTALVSLSRAEGYGLPLVEAMSVGTPVVATDMPIFREVGAGAISYVDPQSPRAFADAVKDLAAPGAWHAASAAALKRAESYSWQSSARQLLDLAESVMEKRT; from the coding sequence GTGAAACTGATTATCGACGCGCGGTTCACCCGAACCACGCACCACGACGGCATCAGCCGTTTCACCTCGTGCCTGATCGAAGAAACCGCAAAGATCGCGGACGTCACGATGCTCATCAACGACCCGGCGCAGCTGAGGCTGCTGCCGGATGTGCCGCACGTGTTGATCAATTCCCCGCTTTCCCCGCTGGAACCCTTTGTTGCCCGCAAGGTCAACAAGCTGGGGCCCGACGTGGTGTTCTCCCCGATGCAGACGATGGGCAGCGCGGGCCGGAAGTATGGGCTCATCCTCACCCTGCACGACCTGATCTACTACGAGCACCCCAAGGCCCCGGGGTTCCTGCCCTTGCCGGTGCGGATCGGCTGGTACCTGTTCCACCAGATGTACTGGCCCCAGCGTATGCTGCTCAACCGTACCGACGCCGTGGCAACGGTCAGCCAGACGACCAAGGACCTGATCAAGAAGCACAGGCTTTCCCGCAAGCCGGTGGAAATCGTTTCCAACGCCCCGGCGCCCGGCGCGGTGCCTCGCGATGCGTCGGTGGCCCCGGAGCCAACGCTCCTGTACATGGGTTCCTTCATGCCGTACAAGAACGTTGAAACCCTGATCCTGGCCATGGAGTACCTGCCCGACTTCTCCCTGCACCTGTTGAGCAACATCGCCCCGCAACGCGAGGCTGAACTCCTGGCGCAGGTCCCCACGGGGAGCACCGTGGTGTTCCACCACGGTGTCACGGACGAGGAATACCAGGATCTGCTCAAGCGCACGACGGCACTGGTCTCGTTGTCGCGGGCCGAGGGGTACGGATTGCCGCTCGTTGAGGCGATGAGCGTCGGAACGCCCGTGGTTGCCACCGACATGCCGATTTTCCGCGAGGTCGGCGCCGGGGCGATCTCATATGTGGATCCACAGAGTCCTAGGGCTTTCGCGGATGCCGTCAAGGACCTGGCTGCACCAGGGGCCTGGCATGCCGCGTCCGCTGCCGCGCTGAAGCGTGCCGAAAGCTATTCATGGCAATCCTCGGCTCGGCAGTTGCTGGACCTGGCCGAATCGGTCATGGAAAAGCGGACGTAG
- a CDS encoding glycosyltransferase — protein MIPSNLAVDVVTGSMVFIGMTILIFGLAKLAYVPLALSFSTLGYRRKRARMATYLDELPTVSVIVPGYNEEAVIENCVSSILASKYPHVEVILVDDGSTDATPRLMAELAASDSRVRCILQKNAGKGAALNHGLRESSGEVLLFVDADGIFGLDTIEQMLRGFNGPKVGAVCGDDRPVNLNTVQTRLLTVISHVGTGLVRRALTMLHCLPIVSGNAGAFRREVLELAGPLNEVTIGEDLELTWRIHKAGFRVNFAPRALVYAESPSTLKGLWKQRVRWARGLLQTLKIHRRMVGNPTYGIFGIYLAFNAINMVLIPLLQMFVLLAIPFLLLHNVNTLPQDAIALIAWLGLALAVALCLFSMALNSSMKDTRHLWTIPLWPLYSVFVGLTMLVALIQEIGGHPAKWNKLKRTGVVSIAR, from the coding sequence ATGATTCCATCGAACCTTGCAGTGGACGTCGTGACAGGCTCGATGGTTTTCATTGGCATGACTATTTTGATCTTCGGTCTGGCCAAGCTCGCTTACGTGCCGCTGGCACTATCCTTCTCAACGCTGGGATATAGGCGTAAACGTGCTCGTATGGCCACGTATTTGGATGAATTGCCGACGGTGAGTGTGATTGTGCCCGGGTATAACGAGGAAGCCGTCATCGAAAACTGTGTCAGCTCGATTCTGGCCAGCAAATATCCTCATGTCGAGGTGATTCTGGTCGATGATGGATCCACAGACGCCACGCCGAGGCTCATGGCCGAACTTGCAGCCTCGGATTCCCGCGTACGATGCATTCTCCAAAAGAACGCTGGCAAGGGGGCTGCCTTGAACCACGGGTTGCGGGAAAGCTCCGGGGAAGTACTGCTCTTTGTCGATGCGGACGGCATTTTTGGTTTGGACACCATTGAACAAATGCTCCGAGGTTTCAATGGTCCAAAAGTCGGTGCCGTCTGTGGAGATGACCGCCCCGTGAACCTCAATACCGTTCAGACCCGGCTACTCACAGTTATTTCGCATGTGGGAACCGGACTTGTCCGTCGCGCATTGACGATGCTTCATTGCCTACCCATTGTTTCTGGCAACGCCGGCGCGTTTCGGCGCGAGGTATTGGAACTTGCAGGTCCGTTGAATGAAGTAACCATTGGTGAGGACCTGGAGCTAACTTGGCGCATCCACAAAGCTGGATTCCGTGTGAACTTCGCACCACGGGCGCTGGTCTATGCCGAGTCGCCATCAACGCTGAAGGGACTATGGAAGCAACGGGTTCGCTGGGCCCGAGGTTTGCTGCAAACCCTGAAGATTCATCGACGCATGGTCGGCAATCCGACTTACGGCATTTTCGGGATTTACCTGGCGTTCAATGCGATCAACATGGTATTGATCCCCTTGCTGCAAATGTTTGTGTTGCTTGCAATTCCGTTCCTGCTCCTGCACAACGTAAATACACTGCCACAAGATGCTATTGCCTTGATCGCATGGCTGGGGTTGGCGTTGGCGGTTGCACTGTGTTTGTTCTCCATGGCGCTCAACAGTTCGATGAAGGACACCCGACATTTGTGGACCATACCGCTGTGGCCCCTATATTCGGTGTTTGTCGGACTCACCATGCTGGTGGCACTCATACAGGAAATTGGTGGACACCCGGCAAAGTGGAACAAGCTCAAACGGACCGGAGTAGTTTCAATTGCCCGATAA